The Naumovozyma castellii chromosome 4, complete genome genome contains a region encoding:
- the CYR1 gene encoding adenylate cyclase (ancestral locus Anc_5.206), whose translation MGTSSNFSGNARETSTDVRSIASSKKSQSAGGSSFHQVVNDEPPKFKRQYMQQPQSTNRRDSSHSLFTPSLHAATRTMSRDSTVSNSTVDFNENNYYTTNKQQAGENKVRRGPLSLKRTLSSLSMYGSNSASHSADSQQQQQKQQQQQPRKHSFAGNLLKRLSSSVGNSNRTNHHHHHHQHDTINPSIATATATKPPLSQRDPNTLTGFVSSHKPSISTTKSGLLSPINSHPEISNESLKKQNEDTITKDEPQETEEPESLSPTIDNLLNEPTDDENKQSLFKLDTNLEDLSEITNAVVPPGTIIAPIHPHYDTMTQNGKKLEHLHNNTTGPTPIPKMYDTTDDEQGSQLFGVPKKSKSMADIPRDSIKWVPPDSWDVDKNEIKPRSNKALIEGPIKKTIINPNDRENITQRSMSRLKNSLTMSPNTTVNNLRQNNNIANNNNNNNNNANNSINNNVNPNPNVDTAAKNKEIPKVSYQQPLIPLSLRYTEDSESSSEDEYFDESSRNHRLIRRTQIKSTENNKGPKTFTQPKTSTIIKGETAGRASPLSPTAQSNAIMPNAENEVVDLVDDKRHDEVENELEKYYQDFSDLDTGRHYAIRIFNTDDTFATLSYPPTTTVEELLPALKRKFNVPHSGRYRISLKVGKLSKLLKPSAKPILIERKLLLLNGYKKSDPLHIMGIEDLSFVFKFIFHPVTPSSYNEQEESLAKSDFVHVDLRNMDLTTLPIVFYQHTSDIESLDVSTNANILLPKDFIESAIKLTSLRMVNMRASKFPSNITEAYKLVSLELQRNFIRRIPNDIHHLNNLTILNLQCNDLSDLPQGFDQLQNLQLLDLSSNKFSHYPEVINSCAHLLQVDLSYNKIQSLPSSINQLKKIAKINLSHNKLTIINDLSGMKNLRTLNLRFNRIAHLKSNSSTLQNLFLTDNRIAAFEDSLPKLRTLELQENPITSIGFTSIDSTKLSFPTNMTSLSLSKAKLASVPGDLFKNLPYLEKLELNENNLSRLPVEITYLTKLVYLSVARNKLEFLPTEFSSLKSLRSLDIHSNNVREFFVGMENIELTYLNISSNVFGNLSTDVPFYRNLSVDSKLAKSLMFFIAADNQFDDGMWSLFNCFTNLKVLNLSYNNFADVSFLRLANLSELYLSGNKLTALPGDTVLHWKALKTLMVNGNQLLTLPAELSQLQHLTIFDIGSNQLKYNISNHHYDWNWGQNKDLKYLNFSGNRRFEIKSFVSNEIDTDLSDLTVLPQLKVLGLMDVTINTSKVPDENINFRLRTTASMINGMRYGVADTLGQRNYVCSRDVTIERFRGNDDECLLCLHDSKNQSADYGHNISRIVRDIYDKILLRQLEKYGDSTDEEIMTALRFSFLQLNKEINGMLNSVDNGTTVANLTSADLLSGACSTVIYIKGKKLYCANIGDCMAVISKNNGDYRKLTTDHIPTKREEYERIRLSGGYVNNGKLDGVVDVSRAVGFFDLLPHIHASPDISVTELNSSDEMLVLGTHRVWEYMDIESVCDITRENTANPMVVAEELKDHAIAYGCSDNITIMCVSLYRDKNQQDRFTLNKNSLMTRRTTFEDTTLRRLQPEIAPPTGNLAVVFTDIKSSTSLWESFPDAMRTAIKTHNDIMRRQLRIYGGYEVKTGGDAFMVTFPTPTSAMVWCLSVQLKLLDAEWPEEITSSQDGCSILDSTGTKIYKGLSVRMGVHWGCPVPELDMVTQRMDYLGPVVNKAARVSSVADGGQIALSVDFCSEFQKILKLHERVTKGKEQVKEVYGDEVIGEVLERELSMLESIGWVFFDFGEHQLKGLENKEFITMVYPTALASRHEYAIEEDENNGLTKDFVTGVEAISQRLNRILGTIQASLSADNSWQAMATPEWKPNTNVVTGTTEAELAPIFAADVFKIELNVANINFLERTLQGLDINSQNANKAETNIFDLLRVASQKVHEGFDEKK comes from the coding sequence ATGGGCACCTCATCTAACTTCAGTGGTAACGCTAGGGAAACATCCACTGATGTTCGTTCCATAGCTTCCTCTAAGAAGTCTCAATCTGCAGGAGGTAGTTCCTTCCATCAAGTAGTTAACGATGAACCTCCCAAATTTAAGAGACAATACATGCAACAACCACAATCAACAAATAGAAGAGACAGTTCTCATTCTCTCTTCACTCCATCATTGCATGCTGCTACAAGAACAATGAGTAGAGATAGCACTGTATCGAATTCAACCGTtgattttaatgaaaataattactacacaacaaataaacaacaGGCCGGCGAAAATAAAGTACGAAGAGGCCCTTTGTCATTAAAAAGAACTTTATCAAGTTTATCCATGTATGGATCCAACTCAGCTTCTCACTCTGCTGATTcccaacaacaacaacagaagcagcaacagcaacaacctAGGAAGCATTCGTTCGCAGGAAATCTGCTGAAAAGGCTTTCTAGTAGTGTAGGCAATAGTAATAGAACAAATCATCACCACCATCATCACCAACACGACACCATTAATCCTAGTAtagcaacagcaacagcaacaaaaCCACCATTGAGTCAAAGGGATCCTAATACGCTTACAGGTTTTGTCAGTAGTCATAAACCGTCCATTAGTACTACTAAATCAGGATTATTAAGTCCCATCAATTCTCATCCAGAAATATCTAATGaatcattaaagaaacagaaTGAGGATACGATTACAAAGGATGAACCTCAAGAGACAGAAGAACCAGAATCCCTTTCACCCACCATTGATAATCTCTTGAATGAACCtacagatgatgaaaataaacaatcATTATTTAAGTTAGATACAAATCTGGAAGATTTATCAGAGATTACAAATGCAGTGGTGCCACCAGGGACAATAATAGCTCCAATCCACCCTCATTATGATACAATGACTCAAAATGGTAAGAAATTGGAACACTTACATAATAATACAACAGGGCCCACACCAATACCGAAAATGTACGACACGACTGATGATGAACAAGGCAGTCAACTTTTCGGCGTTCctaaaaaatcaaaatccaTGGCTGATATTCCAAGAGATTCCATTAAATGGGTACCTCCTGATAGTTGGGATGTGGATAAAAACGAAATTAAACCTAGATCCAACAAAGCTTTAATTGAAGGACCAATAAAGAAAACTATTATAAACCCTAACGATAGGGAAAATATCACTCAACGATCAATGTCAcgattgaaaaattctttaacGATGAGTCCTAATACCACAGTAAATAATCTTCgtcaaaataataatattgccaataacaataacaataacaataacaatgcCAATAACAGCATCAATAACAATGTTAACCCCAATCCTAACGTCGACACCGCAGctaaaaataaagaaataccaAAGGTATCTTATCAACAACCTCTAATTCCATTAAGTCTGCGATATACTGAAGATAGTGAATCGTCATCGGAAGacgaatattttgatgaaagTAGTCGCAACCACAGATTAATTCGCAGGACTCAAATTAAGAGCACCGAGAATAATAAGGGACCAAAAACTTTTACTCAACCAAAAACATCAACCATTATTAAAGGCGAGACCGCTGGCCGTGCCTCACCTTTATCACCAACAGCTCAATCTAATGCAATCATGCCAAACGCAGAAAATGAAGTTGTCGACTTAGTAGATGATAAGAGACATGATGAAgtagaaaatgaattagagAAATACTATCAAGATTTTAGTGATTTAGATACCGGAAGACATTACGCAATTCGTATTTTCAACACTGACGATACCTTTGCCACATTATCATACCCACCAACAACTACTGTGGAAGAGTTATTACCTGCATTGAAGagaaaatttaatgttCCACACTCTGGTAGATATAGAATATCGTTGAAAGTGGGGAAATTATctaaattattgaaaccTTCTGCCAAACCTATCCTCATTGAACGTAAATTATTACTACTGAACGGTTACAAAAAATCTGATCCTCTGCATATTATGGGTATTGAAGACTTaagttttgtttttaaGTTTATCTTCCACCCCGTGACACCATCTTCATACAATGAGCAAGAAGAATCACTAGCTAAATCTGATTTTGTTCATGTTGACTTAAGAAATATGGATTTGACAACATTGCCCATCGTATTCTACCAACATACTTCCGACATTGAAAGTTTAGATGTCTCCACAAATGCAAACATTTTATTACCAAAGGATTTCATTGAAAGTGCCATTAAATTGACCAGTTTAAGGATGGTAAACATGAGGGCCTCTAAGTTTCCAAGTAATATAACGGAGGCGTATAAATTAGTATCACTTGAGTTgcaaagaaattttattagGAGAATCCCCAACgatattcatcatttgaataatttaacTATTTTAAATCTGCAGTGTAACGATCTAAGCGACTTACCCCAAGGATTTGatcaattacaaaatttaCAATTACTGGATCTATCctcaaataaattttctcATTATCCTGAAGTTATTAATTCATGTGCACATCTATTACAAGTGGATTTGTCATACAATAAGATTCAATCTTTACCAAGTTCtataaatcaattaaaaaagattgcaaaaattaatttatcacATAATAAATTAACGATCATAAATGATTTATCAgggatgaagaatttaagaACTCTTAACCTAAGATTCAATAGAATTGCACATTTGAAGTCCAATTCTTCTACTTTACaaaatttgtttcttacTGATAATAGAATTGCCGCATTCGAGGATTCTTTACCTAAACTGAGAACATTGGAATTACAAGAGAACCCTATTACTTCTATTGGATTTACATCTATAGATTCAACGAAACTATCTTTTCCAACTAACATGACCAGTTTATCATTAAGTAAAGCGAAGTTGGCAAGTGTTCCTGGagatcttttcaaaaatttaccctatttagaaaaattggagttgaatgaaaataatttaagCAGACTACCAGTTGAAATCACTTACTTGACAAAACTAGTATACTTATCAGTTGCAAGAAATAAATTAGAATTCTTACCTACCGAGTTCTCATCTTTGAAGAGTTTAAGATCGTTAGATATccattcaaataatgtaaGAGAATTCTTTGTCGGtatggaaaatattgaattgaCGTATTTAAACATTTCGTCCAATGTGTTTGGTAATTTAAGCACGGATGTTCCGTTTTACCGAAATCTTTCAGTTGATTCTAAGTTGGCTAAGAGTTTAATGTTCTTTATCGCAGCAGATAATCAATTTGATGATGGAATGTGGTCATTATTTAACTGTTTCaccaatttgaaagttttgaaCTTATCATACAATAACTTTGCTGATGTTTCCTTTTTAAGATTGGCAAATTTGAGtgaattatatttatcAGGGAACAAACTAACTGCACTACCAGGAGACACAGTGTTGCATTGGAAGGCGTTAAAGACTTTGATGGTTAATGGTAATCAGTTGTTGACTTTGCCTGCTGAGCTATCACAGTTACAACATTTAActatatttgatattggttcgaatcaattgaaatacAATATTTCGAACCATCATTATGACTGGAATTGGGGCCAAaataaagatttgaaatatcTAAATTTTTCTGGTAAtagaagatttgaaatcaaaTCTTTTGTTAGTAACGAAATTGATACAGATTTGTCTGATTTAACTGTTTTACCGCAATTGAAAGTGCTCGGTTTGATGGATGTTACCATAAATACCAGCAAAGTTCCTGATGAAAACATTAATTTCCGTTTAAGAACAACTGCATCAATGATTAATGGAATGAGATATGGTGTTGCTGATACTTTGGGGCAAAGGAATTATGTTTGCTCAAGAGATGTAACGATAGAGAGATTCAGAGggaatgatgatgagtGTCTGTTATGTTTACATGACAGTAAAAATCAAAGTGCTGATTATGGTCATAATATTTCCAGAATTGTAAGAGACATTTATGATAAGATTCTCTTACGTCAACTAGAAAAATATGGAGATAGTAccgatgaagaaattatgaCTGCATTAAGGTTTAGTTTCTTACAACtgaataaagaaattaatggTATGCTAAATTCTGTCGATAACGGTACGACGGTGGCAAACCTTACATCTGCAGATTTACTAAGTGGTGCATGTTCTACCGTGATATATATAAAGGGTAAGAAGTTATACTGTGCTAACATTGGTGATTGTATGGCTGTTATCTCAAAGAATAACGGTGATTATAGGAAATTGACTACAGACCATATCCCAACAAAGAGAGAGGAGTatgaaagaattagatTATCTGGTGGTTATGTCAATAACGGAAAATTAGATGGTGTTGTAGATGTTTCCAGAGCCGTCGGGTTTTTCGATCTACTTCCTCATATTCATGCATCTCCTGATATTTCTGTTACTGAGTTGAATAGTTCAGATGAAATGTTGGTTCTTGGGACACATAGAGTTTGGGAATATATGGATATCGAAAGTGTCTGTGATATCACTAGAGAAAATACTGCCAATCCAATGGTCGTGGCTGAAGAACTAAAGGATCATGCCATTGCATATGGTTGCTCAGATAATATAACTATCATGTGTGTCTCTCTCTACAGAGATAAAAACCAACAAGATAGATTTACGTTAAACAAGAATTCTCTAATGACAAGAAGAACGACATTTGAAGATACCACTCTGAGGAGGTTGCAACCAGAAATTGCACCACCAACAGGAAATTTGGCAGTAGTGTTTACAGATATCAAGAGTTCCACATCTTTATGGGAATCATTTCCGGATGCAATGCGTACTGCCATTAAAACCCACAATGATATAATGCGTCGACAATTGCGTATTTACGGTGGATATGAAGTGAAAACTGGAGGTGATGCATTCATGGTGACCTTCCCAACTCCAACTAGTGCTATGGTATGGTGTTTAAGTGTTCAACTAAAACTACTAGATGCCGAATGGCCCGAGGAGATTACGTCAAGTCAAGATGGTTGTTCGATTTTAGATAGTACTGGAACTAAGATTTATAAGGGGTTATCTGTTCGTATGGGTGTCCACTGGGGTTGCCCAGTACCAGAATTAGATATGGTTACCCAAAGAATGGATTATCTAGGTCCTGTAGTGAACAAGGCTGCCAGAGTATCAAGTGTTGCTGATGGTGGACAAATCGCATTAAGTGTTGATTTCTGTTCTGAGTTTCAAAAGATTCTAAAACTTCACGAGAGAGTTACAAAAGGTAAAGAACAAGTGAAAGAAGTGTATGGTGATGAAGTCATTGGTGAAGTTTTGGAGAGAGAACTATCAATGCTTGAATCAATTGGCTGGGTATTCTTCGATTTTGGAGAGCATCAGTTGAAAGGtcttgaaaataaagaattcaTTACGATGGTCTATCCTACAGCATTGGCATCAAGACATGAATATGCCATCGAGGAAGATGAGAATAATGGTTTAACTAAAGATTTTGTTACTGGTGTAGAGGCAATTAGCCAAAGGCTAAATCGGATTCTTGGTACAATCCAAGCATCACTCTCAGCTGATAATTCATGGCAAGCCATGGCTACCCCTGAATGGAAGCCAAACACTAATGTCGTCACTGGTACAACTGAAGCAGAATTGGCACCCATTTTTGCTGCTGATGTATTTAAAATAGAACTTAATGTTGCCAATATCAATTTCCTTGAAAGAACGTTGCAAGGCCTTGATATCAATTCACAAAACGCCAATAAAGCGGAAACAAACATTTTTGATCTGTTAAGAGTTGCTTCTCAAAAGGTCCACGAGGGCtttgatgaaaagaaataa
- the HUL5 gene encoding ubiquitin-ubiquitin ligase HUL5 (ancestral locus Anc_2.335) — translation MMNFTGQTRRRNVNLGTRPLTTKKDLLLRAQLEREKRAKDRTRINAATKIQSFIRMHLTCQQFFAHDIWISDMEHSIHIFPAYGPRILNYDNEENLSKLLKLTKLYMIDYCSGSFRNYFATKLLSRIKTCCMLSTVLDIIDKDTLSMKTFMQNGLIPFLNHFEHVNETEATVSLIFEYLCSWYKDDFEAKSIVQLEIFQLNIHRCKSREFIEFLLLNSFLTFESSVFSHLLREPMRVLENYFIIYGQLMNKDTLNLRPYLSNANAMHLLERLVKDIYYIFPLVSKDSMTCLPTKDAYHIKNLFESKFIDTFLEKRPSYEHEVHFMGWYKFLQLADMCNKKTSVLLNFLSNKSLMFELFTSIDQSDSKMAFQLLIELMDLWLLVSTDFDLLSDSSKISMNQLISFTKSLKDLVFHNLWDLSKDDRSENFETALHLLNKLYLRDSRIHFVTKKRNHDEKGHEIKDPNITTSKDFWATDDQNFLKINIYKILSNYDDAYRSKAELNEDNNEEEAGMENENNTMKKRSLKLEVFEEMSRNQTRNETKQLRKLSILLRVPFFLPFNERVDLFYTLIALDKQRLNLDDPDRNMMFELAMPWMSNGMGRQTAVISREHVLEDAFNSYNKIGERFKSRLSVTFVNEFGPEAGIDGGGITKEFLTSVSEEGFKKSEYKLFETNDQYELYPSTDVTPEKLKYLWFMGKIVGKCLYEHVLIDVSFANFFLKKLLNYSNNFQLSFDDLSSLDSSLYMNLTKLLAMTDEEIQSLGLTFEMTSSTKDKPIELIPNGSHIPVTKENVLQYLTKVSNYKLNVSMFRQCVSFHGGLSTMILPTWVEMFNSIELQMLISGGGKDIDLDDLKNNVEYGGFSSDDKTIVALWEIMAECNTEERLAFIKFVTSVPQAPLQGFQALEPRFGIRNAGTELDRLPTASTCVNLLKLPDYQDKELLREKLLYAIKSGARFDLS, via the coding sequence atgATGAACTTTACTGGACAAACAAGGCGAAGAAACGTTAATCTGGGCACTCGTCCACTGACAACTAAGAAGGACCTCTTGCTCCGAGCCCAATTGGAAAGGGAGAAAAGAGCCAAAGATAGGACTAGGATTAATGCAGCTACCAAGATTCAATCATTTATCAGAATGCATTTAACATGCCAACAGTTTTTTGCTCATGACATATGGATCTCTGATATGGAACATTCTATTCATATCTTTCCAGCTTATGGTCCCCGAATTTTAAATTATGACAATGAGGAGAATTTAAGTAAACTCCTGAAATTGACAAAATTATATATGATCGACTACTGTAGTGGTAGCTTCCGAAATTACTTTGCAACCAAACTCTTAAGCAGGATCAAAACTTGCTGTATGTTGTCCACAGTGCTAGATATAATTGATAAGGACACACTTTCTATGAAGACGTTTATGCAAAACGGGCTTATACCGTTTTTAAACCATTTTGAGCATGTTAATGAAACAGAAGCAACAGTCTCACTCATTTTTGAGTATCTTTGCTCATGGTATaaagatgattttgaagcAAAGAGTATAGTCCAACTAGAGATTTTTCAACTAAATATTCATCGATGTAAATCGAGGGAATTTATAGAATTTCTCCTACTCAATTCGTTTTTGACATTCGAGTCATCTGTCTTCAGTCACCTCCTTAGAGAGCCAATGAGGGTGttagaaaattattttattatttatggTCAACTGATGAATAAAGATACTTTAAACTTGCGCCCTTACCTTTCAAACGCAAATGCTATGCACTTGCTTGAAAGGTTGGTTAAGGATATATATTACATTTTCCCCTTAGTGTCTAAGGACTCTATGACTTGTCTACCAACCAAAGATGCATATCACATTAAAAATCTttttgaatccaaatttattgataCATTCCTTGAGAAGAGACCATCCTACGAACATGAGGTGCATTTTATGGGATGGtataaatttcttcaactaGCAGATATGTGTAATAAGAAGACATCAGTACTTCTAAATTTTCTATCAAACAAATCTTTGATGTTTGAACTATTCACCTCAATTGATCAATCTGACAGTAAGATGGCATTTCAATTACTGATAGAATTGATGGATTTATGGCTTTTAGTTTCAACAGATTTTGATCTACTTTCTGATTCGTCTAAGATATCAATGAACCAGTTAATATCATTCACTAAATCGTTAAAAGATCTGGTCTTCCATAATCTTTGGGATTTATCCAAGGATGATAGGTCTgagaattttgaaactgCATTgcatttattgaataaattatatttaagAGATTCTAGAATACATTTCGTCacaaaaaaaagaaatcacGATGAAAAAGGTCATGAAATCAAAGATCCTAACATAACAACAAGCAAAGATTTTTGGGCCACTGATGATCAGAATTTTCTaaagataaatatatataaaattttatcGAATTACGATGATGCATATAGGTCCAAAGCTGAATTGAATGAGGATAATAACGAGGAAGAGGCTGGTATGGAGAATGAAAATAACACCATGAAGAAAAGGAGCCTAAAATTAGAAGTATTTGAGGAAATGTCTAGAAACCAAACTAGAAATGAAACAAAGCAGCTTAGAAAATTAAGCATTTTGTTAAGAGTACCTTTCTTCCTACCCTTCAATGAACGTGTTGATTTATTCTATACTTTAATTGCTCTAGATAAACAAAGATTAAACCTTGATGATCCTGATAGAAATATGATGTTCGAACTGGCTATGCCATGGATGTCAAATGGAATGGGAAGACAAACAGCTGTCATTTCCAGAGAGCATGTATTAGAGGATGCATTCAATtcatataataaaattggCGAGAGATTTAAATCTAGGCTCTCAGTTACTTTTGTCAATGAGTTTGGGCCAGAAGCAGGCATTGACGGAGGTGGGATCACTAAAGAGTTTCTAACTAGCGTTTCAGAGGAAGGGTTTAAAAAATCGGAATATAAACTTTTCGAAACAAATGATCAATATGAACTATACCCAAGCACTGATGTTACACcagaaaaattgaagtaTTTATGGTTTATGGGAAAAATTGTTGGGAAATGTCTATATGAACATGTATTAATTGATGTTAGTTTtgcaaatttctttttgaagaaattattgaactATTCTAACAACTTCCAATTATCCTTTGATGATCTAAGCAGTCTAGATTCATCATTATATATGAATTTGACCAAATTACTGGCGATgactgatgaagaaatccAATCTTTGGGACTTACATTTGAAATGACGAGTAGTACTAAAGATAAACCTATTGAATTAATACCTAACGGATCCCATATTCCAGtaacaaaagaaaatgtcCTTCAATACTTAACAAAGGTTAGTAACTATAAGTTAAATGTCTCGATGTTCAGACAATGTGTAAGCTTCCATGGTGGATTAAGTACAATGATATTGCCAACGTGGGTGGAGATGTTCAATTCAATAGAATTGCAAATGCTTATATCAGGGGGAGGTAAAGACATAGATCTagatgatttgaagaacaatGTAGAATATGGTGGCTTTTCGTCGGATGATAAAACAATTGTTGCTCTGTGGGAGATTATGGCAGAATGTAACACGGAGGAAAGATTGGCATTTATAAAGTTTGTCACATCTGTTCCACAAGCACCATTACAAGGTTTCCAGGCGTTGGAACCCAGATTTGGTATACGCAATGCAGGTACCGAATTGGATAGATTACCAACTGCTTCCACCTGTgtaaatcttttgaaacTACCAGATTATCAAGACAAAGAATTGTTACGTGAAAAACTACTGTACGCTATCAAGTCAGGAGCCAGATTTGACCTTTCATGA
- the GPI10 gene encoding putative glycosylphosphatidylinositol-alpha 1,2 mannosyltransferase (ancestral locus Anc_2.334) produces the protein MRKLDNGSLFRAILVFRIANALLTRTFFQADEFWQALEPAHLMAFGYGELTWDWKFAIRSYAFPFIFELTYRLVRLVVFMSRWLMELLSELASELLLLLFPSNEFVRLVVDDLVVLPSDMANSLEYIGVIYGPKVVMTLIAATGEYYTIKLIQKLYLITSKSSKENDDEGGKGGSLQGITKIATVLSLTNFFNCYLITRSFINSFEMTTTAVALYFWDWTGGLTIESSEFTKSLVIAMFTCLQRPTNAFIWIVLGSLLITNMIKRGTDFKAYFILLRKIVLCFMAVFLLNVSIDFYFYGEITIPLINFIKFNVTSPLANFYGSSPWHFHLFQSVPIILGYNLLFFVPGMFCHLSHKKFTSFATNPFFQIKMIILLNVLVFSLTTHKEFRFIYPLQPFFMTVSVFALHKLKWYQYSRMTWILPLASVVLSLLVSSFQESGSIEVMKFLHNEPFDLKSVGFIMPCHSTPWQSYLHRQDIPDLWAITCEPPLHLLGDADATSKLQSYMDESDHLYANPARFLYENFPPVFKKELRSPGKVYTHEWPEYLIIFEQLDDLIMREYLKDSSYVEYTRFFNSWSHWDSRRAGDIVVYYKRPSL, from the coding sequence ATGAGGAAACTAGATAATGGATCGTTGTTTAGAGCTATCCTGGTATTTAGAATAGCCAATGCACTTCTCACTAGGACCTTTTTCCAGGCAGATGAATTCTGGCAAGCGCTAGAACCGGCACATTTGATGGCCTTTGGGTACGGTGAGCTCACATGGGATTGGAAGTTTGCCATTAGAAGCTATGCCTTTCcctttatttttgaattgacTTACAGATTGGTTAGATTAGTGGTGTTTATGAGCAGGTGGCTTATGGAATTATTGTCAGAGCTGGCTAGTGAGTTGTTATTACTGTTATTCCCAAGCAATGAATTTGTGAGATTAGTGGTGGATGATTTGGTAGTCTTACCATCTGATATGGCAAATTCATTGGAATATATTGGAGTTATATATGGTCCAAAGGTAGTCATGACTCTTATTGCTGCCACTGGAGAATATTATACCATTAAACTAATCCAAAAGCTATATTTAATAACTTCAAAGAGTTCTAaagagaatgatgatgaaggaGGGAAGGGTGGATCGCTACAAGGTATAACAAAAATTGCTACCGTATTAAGCTTAACCAACTTCTTTAACTGTTACTTAATAACGCGATCGtttattaattcatttgagATGACTACGACGGCAGTTGCTTTATATTTCTGGGATTGGACCGGGGGGTTAACAATCGAATCCAGCGAATTTACTAAATCATTGGTTATTGCTATGTTTACCTGCTTACAGAGACCCACCAATGCGTTTATTTGGATTGTGTTGGGTAGTCTACTGATTACCAACATGATTAAAAGAGGAACTGACTTTAAAGCTTATTTTATCCTACTAAGAAAAATTGTGCTATGTTTCATGGCTGTATTCCTTTTAAATGTATCCATtgatttttatttttatgGAGAAATCACTATTCCGcttatcaattttattaaatttaatgttaCTAGTCCGCTGGCTAACTTCTATGGTTCATCCCCATGGCATTTCCatcttttccaaagtgTCCCCATAATATTAGGTTATAATCTCCTATTCTTTGTTCCTGGGATGTTCTGCCATCTCTCCCACAAGAAATTTACATCCTTTGCTACAAACccatttttccaaataaaaatgattattttattaaatgtgCTTGTGTTTTCCCTCACTACACATAAAGAATTCAGATTTATTTATCCCTTACAACCATTTTTCATGACTGTGTCTGTATTTGCACTCCATAAACTGAAATGGTATCAATATTCTAGAATGACCTGGATTCTCCCTCTGGCCTCTGTCGTGTTGTCCCTGTTAGTTTCCTCGTTTCAAGAATCTGGATCCATCGAAGTAATGAAGTTCCTGCACAATGAACCATTCGATTTAAAGAGTGTGGGGTTTATCATGCCTTGCCACTCCACACCCTGGCAATCATACCTCCACAGACAAGATATACCAGATCTTTGGGCCATTACATGCGAACCACCATTACATCTCCTAGGTGACGCTGATGCCACGAGTAAGTTGCAAAGCTACATGGATGAGAGTGATCATTTGTATGCCAACCCAGCGCGGTTCCTATATGAGAATTTTCCACCTGTGttcaagaaagaattaCGGAGTCCCGGGAAGGTCTACACCCATGAGTGGCCGGAGTATCTTATCATATTTGAGCAACTGGATGATTTGATCATGAGGGAGTACTTAAAAGACTCGTCTTACGTGGAGTACACACGATTCTTCAATTCCTGGTCGCATTGGGACTCAAGACGTGCAGGCGATATTGTAGTTTATTATAAGAGACCCAGCCTCTGA